CAGCACACCGATGTGCTGCCCCTTGTGCCCGACCTCGATAATCAGCGACTTGGTTCCCTGCGGCTGTTGCGGGAGTAGCGGCGGGAGTGGGTCACTCGCCTGGCATAGAATGATGTTGAATTGCGGGAAGTCTTTGGCAACGTTCGCTGCGTCCGTGGCACTGCCCTGGTAGATGAGCACGTTGAGCTGCGGCTTCTTCTTGTGGTTCTTGAGTTCGTCGCGGGCGGTTTTCAGAGCGTCTTCGACCTTCGCAAAGTCAATCGACGTATCAAGTTTCTTGTTGCGGGCGTCCACTGCGAGCGCTTTACCAACGACCCCGGCGATTCCAATCGGCAGCTTGCCCACCTCCGTGACCTCGGTCGAACCGATCAACGGCCGCGTGTCATCGGGGAGCACCGGGAACCGCTTGAGCCGCGGAACCTCTTGCCCGGTGCCGTCCAGTCCGATCGCGTTTCCGGCGAGCGTGAACGGGGGCTGTTCCTTCTGCGCGACATACGCGCCGAGCAGCATGTCCAGTTGCGCGGTGATGTCCGTTTGCCCCACGCCCACCGCGACGTACCCCATCTCGCGCAGCGAGTTCATCGTGGCGATGTACTTGAGCCGCCCCTGTTCGCGAACAGCGGGTTTCTCCGGGTACAGGTCGCCGAGATCGACGCCGGCGACCGGCCAGCCCTTCTCCCTCAACGACTGGATGAAGACCGCCCGGCGCTCCAGCCCACCGGTTTGCGGCCGACTGCACCCGCACGGTTGGAGGAACCCGAACGTTTGTCCGGTGAACACGATGACCGCGTCCGGCTTCTGGTCCTTCGGCCACCCGACGAACAACTGCTGCGGTGGCACCGCGCTCGGGGGTGCGACTTTCGCCGCAACGTGTTGGTCCGCGGGCAGATTCGGCACGAACGTCACGGACGGTAGTGAATCCGCCCCGGCCTCGGGTGCAGTCGTTTCAGCGGGTGCCGAACGTTCGGCGTGTGTCGTTGGGGCCGACACCACGCACCCGGCCAGGAACGCGGCGGAAACACAGAAGAAAGCGGACCAACGCACCGAGGACGCGCGGACGGGTAACGGGGTCGGATCGGTCATCGCGGATCGTCCTCCTGAGCGGCGGTGGAGTCATTCCCTCCGAACATTCGGCATCAACCGGTCAACGGGTCGAGCGGTGGGGTGAATCGCGCTATGTGTAGTGCGCCGACCGAACCGGGTTGCGCGGACTGGGCAAGAACGCGCCAGTCGCGCCGGTCGCACATCCGACACAACCGGCGCCATCGCATTTACCCCTGTTCGCCGGAGCCCTTGATCGGGATGCGAATGCGCTGCGGCTTCGGCCCCTTCACTTCGATCACCACAATCGCATTGGAGTCAATGGCCCCGTACTGGCGCCCGGGCGGGATCTCGAGTTTGAGTTCGTAGTACCCCTGTCCGCCGCGGTCCTCTTTCTTGGTCAGCGCGTACTTAACGAACCGCGGCAGGCACTGATCCTCGACCAGCACGAGTTCCGTGCCGGCCGTTTCTGCTACCAGTGTCTCCGTGTGAACGGTCCCGGCCCGGCCCTTGAACGTGGGCACCGTGACGTCGGTCTTGCCGGTCGCCAGCCACACGGCCCCGCGAACGGTCGCGGTGACCTTGACCGACTGCGGTTTCGCGCCCCCGGCCGTGATGTGGATCGTGCGCTCCATCAGCCCGATGTCGAGCCGGCTCTCACCGATCTTCGGCCGCATCGCGACCGTAACCCGGTACGCGGACTGCACCCGGCTGAATTTCCCGCCCTTCGCCACCTCTTCCGCAACGGCCTGGAGGTCCGAATCGGGAAGGCGCTCGACGCTGGTGACTTCCACGAACTTGCCCGGATCGATGCCCGCCGGGGCCTGGACCTCGCACTTGGGTGGGGCCAGATCACCGAACTCCGAATTCCGCCCGCGGGTCGCGGAGTAGACGAGGAACTTGTACTCGCGGTCGCCGGTCAGTTGGTTCACTTCCCCCACTTCGATCGCCGAGCGCGACACCGCGAAGGGCTCGGCCGGGCCGAAGAAGATGGAGAACTCGTGACCGCCCATTTGCTGCGTCCCGTCGATGCCGGTCGCGAAACTGGCCTGTAGAGGGACTTTCGGGTTCTCGGCGACCGAGAACAGGAGCTCCATGATGCCCCACTGCGGCGCCCACTTGTCGGGGGTCGCGGGGGCCGCAGGGATCTTGTAGGTCGCGTCGGGGTGTTCGCTGAATTTGTGTTTCGTCCATTCGAGCTTGCTGAAGTCCGCGGCCGGGTCCGCGAGACCGACGCCGAAGGCGTTGAACGTCCCGATCGGCAGCGCCGCGAGTGCGGTCCGCTGTAAGTAGGCGCGCGTCACGTCCGGGGGAATCGCGGCCAAGCGCCCCCCGCTGCACGCCGTGCAACTCACGCCCTTGAGTTGCATCGTGACCGGCTTCGCGTTGCGGTTCTCGAACCAGAACGCGGCCGACCGCGTTTTCTCTTTGTCCGGCTCGAAGAAGCCCGCGAAGACCCGGTCCTGTGGGCTGAAGTCGAACTTGTTTTCCTTGGACGGGTCGTAAGAAGGCGCGAGCAACGGGAGGTTCGCGTACCCCGGCCACGAGAGGTTCGGCGGGTCCCACATCCGGGTGCTGTTGAAGAACACGAGTGGGGGAGTGCCCGAGGAACTCTTCGAGCCGGGGCCGTCTTCGTCTTTCTCTTGTGGTTTTTGAGTGTACTGTGAAAAAAGCGTGACGCCGAAGATCACAAGCATCAGTGCCACGATCGGGACGGCGACCCGGAGCGTGGACTTCAGCCCCCCGCTCGACCTGTTCGTCGCACTGTTGTTCACGTCCTGGCTCATACCCACGGCTCCGGTGACACATCAAAGGCGTCGGAGGTTTCTACGTCCCGCAACGGGTAAAGGTTTGTTGTGTTGAGGAGCGGGCGTCCTTCAAGAAGTACCCGCCCATACCGTTCCGAACCGAGGCTAACTTTTGCTAACATTTCCGGCCAGCCGCGGCGGATTCGGGGCCAAAAGCGTCAACCCCTGCTATTTTCAGCACACCCGCACGCCGTTTCTTCCATATTTGGGTCGCGCAGGCTAACACCGCGCACATTTTCCCGCGATCCGGTCGATTTCCGTTCT
This region of Gemmata massiliana genomic DNA includes:
- a CDS encoding multiheme c-type cytochrome, whose translation is MTDPTPLPVRASSVRWSAFFCVSAAFLAGCVVSAPTTHAERSAPAETTAPEAGADSLPSVTFVPNLPADQHVAAKVAPPSAVPPQQLFVGWPKDQKPDAVIVFTGQTFGFLQPCGCSRPQTGGLERRAVFIQSLREKGWPVAGVDLGDLYPEKPAVREQGRLKYIATMNSLREMGYVAVGVGQTDITAQLDMLLGAYVAQKEQPPFTLAGNAIGLDGTGQEVPRLKRFPVLPDDTRPLIGSTEVTEVGKLPIGIAGVVGKALAVDARNKKLDTSIDFAKVEDALKTARDELKNHKKKPQLNVLIYQGSATDAANVAKDFPQFNIILCQASDPLPPLLPQQPQGTKSLIIEVGHKGQHIGVLGVFKKPDGGFDLKYQLVQMTEEFLTPGTEEQAHKSNKVLGILEDYAKSVKSQIVLGKDYPRVPHAAQIHAQGLNPKVNLTYVGSDACKACHAKEHEQWSKSKHGHAMEALEKLAKRPSLRQYDGECVRCHTVGFDYQTGYEDEKKTAHLKHVGCESCHGPGSGHAADPKNKQLTEFLALWKQGVPGKAKMPDKAFIEKMAKLGPEERGKEAIAPADQLLLNRVGGMCMKCHDQDNDPHFDIYKYWAQINHSGLAPAGGWPIVPPKK